A part of Capsicum annuum cultivar UCD-10X-F1 chromosome 6, UCD10Xv1.1, whole genome shotgun sequence genomic DNA contains:
- the LOC107873571 gene encoding uncharacterized protein LOC107873571: protein MPVNAKSSNRRPAGRPLNAQSAPTCSGRPANAHSTPTDVGRHANAASIGGVRPTRASTADIRPAAAVMPTTTSAVGATATQSTTQLFTSGVGAQKRKTSTTLRGGANLAYKRPRQKKAKEAGFGVLFRPNGSVVERSGNTDRVLHSPTLISSVPTNIDLDFEPNGLRWKGGAAITQRQLQQQSSKRSKTKSSPTTQATSSTQASKNQSTTSTQATH from the exons ATGCCTGTAAATGCTAAATCAAGCAACAGAAGGCCTGCAGGAAGGCCTTTAAATGCTCAAAGTGCACCAACATGTTCAGGAAGGCCTGCAAATGCTCACAGTACACCAACAGATGTAGGAAGACATGCAAATGCTGCATCAATTGGTGGTGTGAGGCCTACACGTGCCTCAACAGCTGATATAAGGCCTGCAGCTGCTGTGATGCCCACTACCACTTCAGCAGTGGGTGCTACTGCTACACAATCTACAACTCAGCTGTTTACTAGTGGTGTTGGTGCCCAAAAGAGGAAGACTAGTACAACTTTGAGAGGTGGTGCAAATCTGGCATATAAAAGACCAAGGCAAAAGAAGGCAAAAGAAGCAGGTTTTGGTGTGCTGTTTAGACCAAATGGCAGTGTGGTAGAGAGG tcTGGAAATACTGATAGAGTATTACATAGTCCAACACTTATTAGTTCAGTTCCAACCAATATTGACTTGGATTTCGAACCAAATGGACTAAGGTGGAAAGGTGGAGCTGCAATAACTCAAAGACAGCTACAACAACAAAGTAGCAAAAGATCAAAGACAAAGTCATCTCCAACCACTCAAGCCACATCAAGCACTCAAGCCAGCAAGAATCAATCCACAACAAGCACTCAAGCAACACATTAG
- the LOC107874478 gene encoding UDP-glycosyltransferase 74E2-like — MVARESEEPKIPKDFLENIREKGLIVTWCPQLDVLSHKAIGCFMTHCGWNSTLEVLNLGVPMVAIPIWIDQCTNAKYVMDIWEIGIKAQSNEKGVVKQEVVEQCIKEEKSKEIRRNATKWRELTRKAMDEGGSFDRNNNEFVAKLVDSS, encoded by the coding sequence ATGGTAGCAAGAGAATCAGAAGAGCCAAAAATTCCAAAAGATTTTTTAGAGAACATAAGGGAAAAAGGGCTAATTGTGACTTGGTGTCCTCAACTAGATGTGTTATCACACAAAGCAATTGGTTGTTTTATGACACATTGTGGATGGAATTCTACTTTAGAGGTCTTGAATTTGGGGGTTCCAATGGTAGCAATTCCAATATGGATTGATCAATGCACAAATGCTAAGTATGTCATGGATATTTGGGAGATAGGAATAAAGGCACAATCTAATGAAAAGGGTGTTGTTAAACAAGAGGTTGTGGAACAAtgcataaaagaagaaaaaagcaaagaGATTAGAAGGAATGCCACCAAATGGAGAGAATTAACAAGAAAGGCCATGGATGAAGGTGGCAGTTTTGATAGAAACAATAATGAGTTTGTTGCTAAACTGGTTGATTCCTCTTGA
- the LOC107873572 gene encoding mediator of RNA polymerase II transcription subunit 19a, with translation MDPDSKKFGRGPRELTGAVDLINHFKLLPHHEFFCKKPLPLSISDTHYLHNVVGDTEIRKGEGMQLNQLIQDTSSLKEKNSRIQQFDLDALREAFQLRETAPIDLPPSEKGISTVAGKSKSELKDKEKKHKKHKDKDKEKDKEHKKHKHHHKDRSKDKDKEKKKDRTGHHDSGADHSKKHHEKKRKHDGEEGLNDVHKHKKNKHKSTKIDEIGVMKAAG, from the exons ATGGATCCAGACAGCAAGAAGTTTGGAAGAG GGCCAAGAGAACTTACAGGTGCTGTGGATCTTATTAATCACTTCAAGTTGTTGCCTCATCACGAGTTCTTCTGCAAGAAGCCCCTTCCATTGTCCATTTCAGATACACACTACCTTCACAATGTGGTGGGAGACACAGAGATTAGGAAAGGGGAAGGGATGCAGTTGAATCAGCTTATACAGGATACGTCGtctttaaaagagaaaaattcgCGCATTCAACAATTTGACTTAGATGCTCTTAGAGAAGCTTTTCAACTACGTGAAACAGCTCCAATTGATCTGCCTCCT TCTGAAAAAGGGATCTCCACTGTAGCTGGAAAGTCTAAAAGTGAGTtgaaagacaaggagaagaaGCATAAGAAGCACAAGGATAAAGACAAGGAGAAGGACAAAGAGCATAAGAAGCACAAACACCATCATAAAGATCGAAGTAAAGACAaggataaagagaaaaagaaagatagaacTGGCCATCACGATTCTGGTGCTGACCATTCAAAGAAACATCACGAAAAG AAAAGAAAGCATGATGGCGAGGAGGGTCTTAATGATGTTcacaaacacaagaaaaacaag CACAAGAGCACAAAGATTGATGAAATTGGTGTAATGAAGGCTGCCGGCTGA